A genomic window from Trueperaceae bacterium includes:
- a CDS encoding ABC transporter permease, which yields MLSFVANRVLTAIPVIVLITVAVFSVMQLLPGDPTLAILGDEATPQSRAALRERMGLNRPVHVQYLSWLGGLAKGDLGRSLVDNTPVVRAVSFAFPVTLQIALVSLFISLSVGVPLGILSAVRRGGVVDALSSVFALSAISIPAFWAGILLMYFVALQLG from the coding sequence ATGCTCTCCTTCGTAGCCAACCGCGTCCTCACCGCCATCCCCGTGATCGTCCTGATCACGGTCGCGGTGTTCTCCGTCATGCAGCTCCTGCCCGGCGACCCGACCCTGGCGATCCTCGGCGACGAGGCGACCCCGCAGTCGCGCGCCGCGCTCCGCGAGCGCATGGGCCTCAACCGCCCCGTGCACGTCCAGTACCTGAGCTGGCTGGGCGGCCTGGCCAAGGGCGACCTCGGGCGCTCCCTCGTCGACAACACGCCCGTCGTGCGCGCCGTGTCGTTCGCGTTCCCCGTCACCCTGCAGATCGCCCTCGTGTCGCTGTTCATCTCGCTGTCTGTCGGGGTGCCGCTCGGCATCCTCTCGGCCGTCAGGCGGGGCGGCGTCGTGGACGCGCTCAGCTCGGTCTTCGCCCTCTCCGCGATCTCCATACCGGCGTTCTGGGCCGGCATCTTGCTCATGTACTTCGTCGCGCTGCAGCTCGGCTAG